Within Bremerella sp. JC817, the genomic segment CGAAATTGAGTTCCAGCGTCTGAAGTCCGACATTCACGAGCAACTGGTCGAATCGCTCGACTTGTCGCTGGTCGCGCGGATCGACGACGAGCGGATGCGTAGCAACGTCCAGAACCTGGCCCAGGAAGTTATTCGCGATTATCGTCCGAAAGTCGCAAAAGACCTGCACGAGCGTCTACTGCATGAACTGCAGGACGAGGTCTTCGGCTTGGGTCCGCTCGAACCATTGATGAGCGATTCCACCATCAGCGATATCCTGGTGAACAATGCCCATGAAGTCTTCCTGGAACGTCATGGCCGTCTGGAAAAGTCGGACATCGTCTTCGCCGACGACGCTCACCTGGTGCGAATCATTCAACGAGTTGTGGCCCGCGTCGGTCGTCGCATCGACGAAGTAAGCCCAATGGTCGATGCTCGCCTTCCCGATGGTTCGCGTATCAATGCCGTGGTTCCGCCATTGGCTCTCAACGGACCGAAGCTTTCCATTCGTCGCTTTGGTGTCGAACATCTGCAGCTCGAGAAACTGCTTGAGAACGGATCGATCAGCCAGCCGATGGTTTCCTTCCTGGAAGCCGCGGTCCAAGGCCGAGTCAGCTTCATGATCTCGGGCGGTACCGGTGCCGGTAAGACGACTTTGCTCAATGCCCTCAGCAAGTCGATTCCGGACGACGAACGTATCGTCACGATCGAGGACTCGGCAGAACTGATGCTGCAACATGCTCACGTGGTTGGCATGGAAACCCGTCCTTCCAACTCCGAAGGCAACGGTGCTGTGACGCCTCGCGACCTGGTTCGCAACAGTCTGCGTATGCGACCTGACCGCATCCTGGTCGGTGAAGTTCGTGGTGCGGAAGCACTCGATATGCTGCAGGCCATGAACACCGGTCACGAAGGTTCGCTCACCACAATTCACGCCAACGACGCCGTCGACGCCCTGCACCGTTTGGAAATGATGGTCGCGATGGCTGGCTTTGAATTGCCGATCAGCGTGATTCGTCGCTACGTCGCCAGTGGTATCCGCGTGATCGTTCACGTTGCCCGTTTGAAGGGTGGTGTCCGTAAGGTGACGCGTATCGCCGAAATCGTCGGCACGGCCGATGGCGAATACCAACTACACGACATCTTCCGGTTCGAGCACCAGGGCCTCGACGAAAATGGCAACGCCAAGGGTCGCTTCGTGACGACCGGTTACCGTCCACGCTGCGTCGATCGTTTCCTGGAATCTGGCGTCGAAATCGACACGAACATTTTCCAGGCCGACGCCTAGTCGCCCCGATCAGAAAGAGTTCCCCCCGTGGATCAACTTGCTTTAGCCCTGAATGCCAACTCGCTGCCGATCTTCGTGTTCGGTGGGATTGCCGCGGCTTTGGGCGCGATGCTGATGGGCTTTCGCGATCTGTTCTCGTCGCGTGACTCGCGATTGATGGCATCGCCTATCCTGAAGAAACTGCCTGCCCGAATCGAAGCTGCTGACGAAACAGCGGTTGGCCGTTTCGATGTCTGGCTTGAACGTGCCGTCTATATGACTGGCATGAACACCAGCGTCACAATGGCATCGCTGTTGTTCCTGCTGATTGGTTCGACGCTCGGCATGGCGGTGTTTGTCTTCACCGAAGAAGTCAGCTACAGCGTGATCGCCGCCGTGATCGGAATCGTACTTTGCTTCGTCATCTTATCGATCACCTATCAACGGGTCATGAAGCAGTTTGAAGATCAGTTCCCAGGCGCACTCGACCTGTTGGCTCGTGCGGTTCGTGCTGGCGAAAGCCTCGATCAGGCGTTGGTCATGATCGGTGGCTCGGTCAACGATCCTGTCGCCGGAGAATTCCGCCGTATCGCCAAGCACCTGGAAATGGGCCTTTCCCTTTCCGCCGCGATGAAGAGCTTCGCGTACCGCGTCCCTACGATGGACGTTCGCATCTTTGCCTCGGCACTGAGCGTGCACCGCGAAGCAGGTGGTAACTTGCCGAAAACCCTGGAACGTCTCGCTGGCGTGATTCGCGACCGGATGAGCTATCAACGTCAATTGAAAACTGTCACCGGAGCAGGTCGCATCACCGCGACCATCATCTCGGCGCTCGGTCCACTGCTGTTCGTTTACCTGTTTGTCTTCCAGCCGGAATACAGCAGCAAGCTTTGGAACGACCCGACCGGGCGTATTGTTCTGATTGCCGCCGCCATCTCGCAAGTGATCGGCCTGGTGATCGTTTCCCGCATGCTCCGCAGCCGTTATTAAGCGAAAAGTAATCTCATGGATTTGAGCCTGGAAGTTGTCGGCGCGTTTCTCGGAATCAGCATCCTGCTGTTTCTCGGTGGCAGCCTGTTGCTGTGGCTGGGCAGGAACCGCGCGGAAGACTACCTCGAAGCATCCAGCGGTCGCTCGCTCGGTATTTTCACGAAGCTGTTCGCCTACATGGTTCCGATTGCCAACGAGAGTCGCGACAAGCTGCAAACCGAATTGGTTCAAGCCGGTCACTATGGCCGTTATGCCGCAGAAGACTATTTGGCATTGCGTAATGCCGCCGTTTTCGCCTGGCTGATCTTTATGGCAGTAGCCGCGGTGTTGACCATCGACGATGGTGCCGCCACGCAGCAAACCTACCTAATTGCGGGTGGGATCGTTTTGGCCATGATCTGGGGTCTTCCGCGTGTGATCCTGTCGACCACCGCTTCGGCCCGCGTGCGACGCATTCGCTACGGCCTGCCAGACGCGCTCGACATGATTACGATGACCGTTTCGGCAGGTATGCCGCTGCAGCGTGCCATCAAACATGTTAGCCGAGAGCTACATTCTTCGCATAACGATCTGGCCTGTGAACTGACCATCCTGGAAGGTCAAGCTTCGGCACGTTCGCTTGACTATGCCCTGAAAGAATTCGCCAAACGGGTCGACGAACCCGATGTGACTGCGTTGTCGACGCTGATTCATCACGCCGAGCGTCTGGGTGGAAATGTTGCCGCGGCGTTCCATGAGTTCGCCGACAGCATCCGCGAATCGCGACGTCAGCGTGCCGAAGAAGAAGGCAACCGCACCTCGGTCAAGCTGCTGTTCCCGGTGATCTTCTTTCTCACCCCGCCGATCTATGTCCTGCTGCTCGGTCCGGCACTGATGGAACTGCGAGACTTCTCGATGCGAGAAACGGCCCCAGGTGGTGCTTTGAATCAGACCGCAGCCGACGAAGCGGTTTCCGCAATGCGTGGCACTCCGTCAGCAACGGAACCAAGGCCGTAACTAAGCTTACTGCTGCGATGAAGCGGCAGTCTGCAAAGCACTGAGAACCTGGTTCGAGAAGTTCTGAGCGGAAGCGGAAGGGGTCGCGCCGATCGAGCTGGCGGCAGCTGCTGGCTTCTGAACGTTGCTGGCCGTTGGCTGATCCGAGATCTGGTAAACAGCCGGTGCCGTACCCAAGCTCTGCGTTGGAATCTTCAAGCCGCTAGACGGCTGCGAAAGCGTAGCCGAAGTCGCTGGCAAAGCCGAGCGTGTGTCCGCACTGTATTGCACCTGCTGAACACCCTGATTCGACGACTCGCTGAAACGCGAAGCGGACCGAAGTGGATTATTGCTCGAAGCAGTTTCCGCTGCCACGGTTGCAGGGGCCGGTGTGGCCGATGCCAGTGGCGACTGGTTCGCAATCATGCTGGCCGCGGTTGGAATCGTCGTTTGTGGAGCCGGCGATGCTTCGGCGACCAACTCAGGCTGAGCTTGTGGTTCGGCCGAAGGAATCACGTGTGGACGAACTTCCGGACGGTTCGAGACTTCGCCGGTGACCTGAGCAATCTGAACCAAGGCCTCGGCTGCTGGACGTAACCGCTTGTCGATGTCCAACGCACGAATGTAGTTCTTTTCGGCCAGTTCGATGTCGCCTCGTTGGCTTTGGATGTAAGCCAGGTTCGAGTACGCTTCCGCTTCGCTCGATACACGACGGAAGTGGTTCAACGCGACGTCGTACTGTCCCAACTCTGCGTACACGATACCCAGGTTCGATCGGGCCGCTTTGTAGTCCGGATCGGTCGCCAACGCTTTTTCAAGTGTGGCTTGGGCGAGTTCCTGGTTGTCTTGCAGATAGTAAACGTAACCCAGGTCCGACAGAAGCTCGGCCGAAGGATCACCGATAGTCGAAGCTTTGGTCAAATACTCAACCGAGGTTTCGTATTCCCCTTCGCGACCGGCAATCACCCCCATGCGATGCAGCGCCAATTGATGATTGGGCTGCTCGGCCAACACGTGGCGATAGAG encodes:
- a CDS encoding CpaF family protein, whose product is MIRFKSAAKTEDSPLSEIEFQRLKSDIHEQLVESLDLSLVARIDDERMRSNVQNLAQEVIRDYRPKVAKDLHERLLHELQDEVFGLGPLEPLMSDSTISDILVNNAHEVFLERHGRLEKSDIVFADDAHLVRIIQRVVARVGRRIDEVSPMVDARLPDGSRINAVVPPLALNGPKLSIRRFGVEHLQLEKLLENGSISQPMVSFLEAAVQGRVSFMISGGTGAGKTTLLNALSKSIPDDERIVTIEDSAELMLQHAHVVGMETRPSNSEGNGAVTPRDLVRNSLRMRPDRILVGEVRGAEALDMLQAMNTGHEGSLTTIHANDAVDALHRLEMMVAMAGFELPISVIRRYVASGIRVIVHVARLKGGVRKVTRIAEIVGTADGEYQLHDIFRFEHQGLDENGNAKGRFVTTGYRPRCVDRFLESGVEIDTNIFQADA
- a CDS encoding type II secretion system F family protein, which translates into the protein MDQLALALNANSLPIFVFGGIAAALGAMLMGFRDLFSSRDSRLMASPILKKLPARIEAADETAVGRFDVWLERAVYMTGMNTSVTMASLLFLLIGSTLGMAVFVFTEEVSYSVIAAVIGIVLCFVILSITYQRVMKQFEDQFPGALDLLARAVRAGESLDQALVMIGGSVNDPVAGEFRRIAKHLEMGLSLSAAMKSFAYRVPTMDVRIFASALSVHREAGGNLPKTLERLAGVIRDRMSYQRQLKTVTGAGRITATIISALGPLLFVYLFVFQPEYSSKLWNDPTGRIVLIAAAISQVIGLVIVSRMLRSRY
- a CDS encoding type II secretion system F family protein encodes the protein MDLSLEVVGAFLGISILLFLGGSLLLWLGRNRAEDYLEASSGRSLGIFTKLFAYMVPIANESRDKLQTELVQAGHYGRYAAEDYLALRNAAVFAWLIFMAVAAVLTIDDGAATQQTYLIAGGIVLAMIWGLPRVILSTTASARVRRIRYGLPDALDMITMTVSAGMPLQRAIKHVSRELHSSHNDLACELTILEGQASARSLDYALKEFAKRVDEPDVTALSTLIHHAERLGGNVAAAFHEFADSIRESRRQRAEEEGNRTSVKLLFPVIFFLTPPIYVLLLGPALMELRDFSMRETAPGGALNQTAADEAVSAMRGTPSATEPRP
- a CDS encoding tetratricopeptide repeat protein, giving the protein MNCRTVLSIVMITTCLASIGCATTGNGAGSMFAKSESAPKNQFAQEISLARLSERNGAYPTAKKLYRHVLAEQPNHQLALHRMGVIAGREGEYETSVEYLTKASTIGDPSAELLSDLGYVYYLQDNQELAQATLEKALATDPDYKAARSNLGIVYAELGQYDVALNHFRRVSSEAEAYSNLAYIQSQRGDIELAEKNYIRALDIDKRLRPAAEALVQIAQVTGEVSNRPEVRPHVIPSAEPQAQPELVAEASPAPQTTIPTAASMIANQSPLASATPAPATVAAETASSNNPLRSASRFSESSNQGVQQVQYSADTRSALPATSATLSQPSSGLKIPTQSLGTAPAVYQISDQPTASNVQKPAAAASSIGATPSASAQNFSNQVLSALQTAASSQQ